A stretch of DNA from Hippoglossus stenolepis isolate QCI-W04-F060 chromosome 16, HSTE1.2, whole genome shotgun sequence:
CCAGATCCTGCTGCGTCCGGGCTGCAGCTGTTCTCCAcgttctgcttcctgtttgtggagcagcagcagattcactCACCAGCATCAACACATGAGTCCAGAGCCAAGTCCGGATTAAACACATAGACTTTGTTCAGAGTCAAACTATCATAATAAagacatgtgacacacacacacacacacacacacacacacacacactataagtCCATGAATCAGATTCTGCATCAGATgtaaaataagagaaatgtCGTCTGAACTCTTCACTGAAACATCAGGAACCTTCAGGTTCTGTTCTGAAGCTGAACATCATCTTCAGAACCAGGATCCATGAaccactgtttcctctgcagctcatgtaaatccagctgctgcagagagagctgTGGAAACACTGGGTCCAGATGTTGGACGAGGCTGATTCACACATACTTCAATGGATTCAAGTTAACGTGCAGTTTGAGTTCTGTGTGAAACCACTGGAGCTGCTTTACAACCtttgactttctgctgactCACTTTATTACGTAACTCCACATTGTGGCAGGagctcattttaaaacatcaactTTCTGTGAAACTTTCCTCAGCTCGAGTCTCTGcatgctgccccctgctggtggatCCACGCTTCACAGCTTCAGGCCTGAGAAGGAACCAGGTTCATCATAATAACTCTCACGTCTACATGACCTCAAActgatcatttcatcatttaagACCAGGAGTCATCTGACCTCGGGGTCATGATCACGTTTGGACTCATAGCGAACAGGTTAAATCCTGAGGTTTAACATCTGTGTGAACTTTAAACTTTGAAGAGTCACCAGGTCACAGGATCAGCACGAAAACACAACGTGCAGGTTCGATTCCGTGGTTTCTTTACACCGAAATAATCTGTTTTCATGGATTAATAAACGAAGCTCGTAAAAATAAACCAACGAGAGAAACGAAAATAATAAGTCAAGTCACTTCGAATGTTTTTAATAGAAGagaaatattttgaaaatcaatgaacacattgaaatcaccaAACTCCCACCACCACAATCACAGTGCACGGTCCACGTGCACGCCACCACAGGTGAGTGCTTGCCAACACCTGCAGGCCGAGGAGCCGCAGCGCCCCCTGGGTGGTTAAAGGATCTCTGCAGCTGGAGCATCTGGATGTGCGGCTCCTCTTCACCACAACCTCGCCCATCGGGGCTCAAACACACGTCTCGTTCTGTCGCCATGGAAACCGAGGTCAGCGTCCGGGATAAAGAGTCCGAGTTTCCCTGAAGAAGAAACGTGATTCACACTCTGTGAGGATTCAGCTGATGAAACAAATATTGGATTCTCTTGGATTTTTGTgcaaaacaaattgaaaaaatattGATTCCACTTTATTTTAGACTCAATgtacataaaacatgaaatgtgaattttatctattgaatcaaatgtatttgattgcatttaaaatgtttaaacttcAATTGGCTTCAACATTATGAAGTTTCTGTTTCCAAAGTTCATTCAGAAATGGTTGAATTCAAagtttctatttctatttaatgTATCTGctgaaaaaacaggaaataaaatccaacTCCTATCTCTGCAGCTCAGCGCCCACATGTGGTCAGTGGAGGAAGTGCAGGGGAaggaaactgaataaataaacatgaacacatgattCTCTCTGGTCTCGACACGTGAACACATGATTCTCTCTGGTCTCTACACGTGAACACATGATTCTCTCTGGTCTCTACACGTGAACACATGATTCTCTCTGGTCTCGACACGTgaacacatgatgaactgtctCACCTCAGAGTTCACTCTTTAGTTTTCTTCTCACTGTTCTGCAGTTTCTCGACGATCTTCCTCTCGTGTCCTGAAGGGTTTGGTCTGTTGGTGTTGTCACTGGCCTCCTTCTTGGTTCTGCCTTTACGAGCCGAACcctctgcaacacaaacacacacagcattaaacacacacattcttcaacaaacacattattaaaaagATTCAAACAGTTCCCTCACCTGAGTATTTATCTGTCAGattataatattcatattcatcatAAAACTCGTCTTCAAAGCTGGAGGGTTTCATGTTCTTCACGTCCACGTGACTCATGTTTgtctgagaaaaaaacacagtttgataAAAGCTGCAgaagtttcttcttcttcttcttcttcttcttcttcttcttcttcttcttcttcagagcagaaaaacaacaggatgtattttctcctctgttctctgagtTTTTATAACAGGAAcattctgctcctcctccacactcacGCCTCCTTTCATAAACACTCATatgttcctcttctcctctttttcctcctccccttttTCCTGCTGTAAGTGTTGCATCAGTTTTTCCCAAACGTCTGTAGAATCCCTGAGagaatcttttatttttcattaaaaacaacgtttttttatgtgttgtatttgtttgtttgtttgttttggtggtggtggtgtgtgtgtgtgtgtgtgtgtgtgtgtgtgtgtgtgtgtgtgtgtgtgtgtgtgtgtgtgtgtgtgtgtgtgtgtgaaaaatctgtgaaaaatcTTTCGGCACAGAATAATAtttactcatttttatttttactggtTCCTTTTCGAGGTATCGCAAAGTGTTTGTTGATGTCATACTAATTTCAGCCACAAGAGGCTGCCCCAGTCACGCATGTCTTCcagatgattttttattttaaacagaaTGTACATGACGTGTGTAAAATCTCTACGTCTACATTCTCAGGTCATCGATTTTATCGCGgaattaaaaactttaaaaaacacattaaatagaAAGTCACATGACgtcagtgacctctgacctcatctagACATAAATGTCCCAATTTATTAAACACTGAGTTTCTGTATTTAAAACGTTGGATTAGTTGATGACTCGTGTTCGTGTTTGACCTTCATTTcaaatctgctctgtttttctttctttatcagcagctgcagatttCACACAACTCGACCTGTTTCAGtgacctgagtgtgtgtgtgtgtgtgtgtgtgtgtgtgtgtgtgtgtgtgtgtgtgtgtgtgtgtgtgtgtgtgagagtgtgtgtgtgtgtgtgtgtgtgtgtgtgtgcgtgtgtgtgtgtgtgtgtgtgtgtgtgtgtgtgtgtgtgtgtgtgagtgtgtgtgtgtgtgtgtgtgcgtgtgcgtgtgcgtgtgcgtgtgtgtgtgtgtgtcggtcaTCTCCTTGctctttgtgatgttttcacctgtaAACAAACTTTGGACTCAACTTATCTAAGAACAAAAGTCCAAagagtttgtttgatttgctagAAAAAAAAGTGACGTTGACTCTTCgtaaactaaaactaaaataatattaaatcacAAAGAGCAAATCTTTGTTTTGATACAATTTtaagttttgtctttttaactTAAGAATATTTTTCTCTGAAAcattttttcacacatgaaataaTTCAGCAAGTTTACGTATCAAattttttaaatgctgcagggtcagtctgtgcagcagcgccCCCTTGTGGCCTAAGGGACATTCTTGGGAAGAATTTAGcgcaaaaactgaaaaagagtTTGATCCTGTTGATTATTGATGGAGTcagataattaaaatgtaaagtggCCTCCTCctgtattataataataataataactttactATTATAAATGATGTAGATGTTATtaacctcctctcctcctcccctctcctccctcctccctccctcccctcctccccctcctcctcctcctctcctccctccctcctctcctctcctcctctcctcctctcctcctcctctcctcctccctccctccctctcctctccctccctcctctccctcctctcctctcctcctcctccctccctcccctcctccctctccctcctccccctccctccctctccctctcctctccctcctctctcctcctcccctcctctctcctctcctcctccctccctctctctcctccccctcctctccctctcccctccctctccctcccctccctctccctcctctcctcctccctcctcccctcctcccccctcctctcctccctccctcctccctcctccctccctcctccctctccctcctctccctcctctcctcctccccctccctctccctcctctccctctctcccctcctccctcctctccctcctcctctccctccctctcctcctctcccccctcctctctcccctctctcctcctccctcctctccctctcctcctctccctccctccctcctctcctcctcccctccctctccctcctctcctctccctccctcctcccctccctccctcctcctcctctctcctcctcttctcctccttcatcaaCGCAGCCTTCATGTCTTCCACCACCgctaatgaaataaaaccttcTGTGATCCTTCACATGCTCATCTACATAATTAAAAAGGGACATTGATATTCAAcacaatatttccctctgtcAGATCCTGGTCGAGGTTCATATTATCACAAGTTGCACTAAAATTTGAccgaaaccatctttgacaaagatttattttacgTGTatcatctgctaacatggaggaggcgaggtttatgacctatactgcagccataCACTGGGGGGCGATagagaggatttggcttcacttttgggagctggcatgtcgtcaatctttattttatttatttaatttggtttGTGTTCAGATTTATGTTCTGacatttattgtaaatttgatcattttaaattgtataaaagcaaatttttacttttaatcaaGGACGTTGAAAGCGAGGGAGCTGCAGCACCTCCTACTGGCGAGTGACAGCAACTGCAAAGCAAATACGTTTTCTGAAATCAAAAGAGAAACTTTTTCTACAGTTATATCGTCACAGTAGCAACAAGATTCAGATTTTCACTTTGtggtttatttgatttgttcagAGTATTTTCTGCCTGTTTGAAGAATCTCTGCTGATTGTTGGATTTTCTCAAGAACTTGAGAAGTTTCTAGGAGAATCTGTGACCTCGTGTTTTTAAACTGCTCGTCTGTGTTGATGTTGATCTGCTGAGTTTAGTCTTTGAGTCATCGTGTGTCACAGCTCAGAGTCacgcaacacacaacacacaacacacaacacacagcttcacctctttttcctttctgtcttttccctgCCCTCCTCCTTCTGACGTTCTGCTGAGACACTGCAGCCACGgttcctccctcgctctgtgTTTAACTCTGTCATTAACTTCACCAAGAGCTGGTGTTGCTCATGTTGTGTTGCTCTAGTTTCAGGAGCTGGTGTTGCTCATGTTGTGTTGCTCTAGTTTCAGGAGCTGGTGTTGCTCATGTTGTGTTGCTCTAGTTTCAGGAGCTGGTGTTGCTCATGTTGTGTTGCTCTAGTTTCAGGAGCTGGTGTTGCTCATGTTGTGTTGCTCTAGTTTCAGGAGCTGGTGTTGCTCATGTTGTGTTGCTCTAGTTTCAGGAGCTTGAGTTCAGGACATTTCCTCTGAAcgtctcacttcctgttttcatctcCTCAACAGCTCAGTAAATATTTGCAGAAATATGAGGTGACCTGTCTGAGCTGTTACACTGTGTGctctctgttcacacacacagacacacacacacacagacacacacagacacagacacatatacagacacacacacacagacacacacacacacacagacacacaaagacacacacagacacacacacacacacacacacacacacacacacacacacacacacacacacacacacatctcaggTGTGTTACACACTCAGTGTACACTTGGCACCGTTATCAGGTATCTAGGTTACAGATAAGGCGTCAGCTTCATGGCTTCATATTACTGtttgttcacacacagacacacacacacatacacacacacacacacacacatctgtaaatcAGACTGTAGGAACCTTGTATTGTGTGGGTTGCTGCACGTTTCTGTTGTCAGTGATAAATAAGTGAGTGATTGAAGACGTGTTTTTCTCgtgtccagctgcagcagatgttaATCATCAGTTTGAACTTGACGTCTGTTCAGGTCACAAAAACAAGtcctgaagaaaacacagacattttctacACTGCTGCACCGAGTCCctgtgcaacacacactcacacacttcagtACCAACAACTCACAAGTACTGCAGGAAACATCCCACTGAAGTAAAAGCATCAGCAGGTCTATGTGCTTTATGATATATATGAgtatatacatgtaaatatatgtatatatatttagatatatgagtgtgtgtgattccagtgaatttaaatgtggcttcataaggAGACGTTCTGTCAttactgtgttgtgttgtgttgttgtgatgtgttgttgtgttgttgtgttgttgtgttgttatgttgtgttgttgtgttgttgtgatgttgtgttgttggtgtgttgttgtgttgacgtgttgttgtgttgttgtgttgtgttgttttgtgttgttgttgtgttgttatgttgtgttgctgttttgtcgtgttgttgtgttgttgtgttgtgttgttgtgatgtgttgttgtgttgtgatgtgttgttgttgtgttgttgtgttgtgttgctgttttgttgtgttgttgtgttgttgtgttgtgttgttgtgttgttgtattgacgtgttgttgtgttgtgttgttgtgttgttgtgatgttgtgttgtgttgtgttgttgtgttgtgttgtgttgttgtgatgtgttgtgttgtgttgttgttttgtcgtgttgttgtgttgttgtgttgtgttgttgtgttgttgtgttgttgtgttgttgtgttgacgttgttgtgttgtgttgtggtgttgtgttgtgttgtgttgttgtgttgtgttgttgtgttgtgttatgttgtgttgctgttttgtcgtgttgttgtgttgttgtgttgttgtgttgttgtgttgacgtgttgttgtgttgtgttgttgtgatgtgttgttgtgttgtgatgtgttgttgttgtgttgttgtgttgtgttgctgttttgtcgtgttgttgtgttgtgttgttgtgttgttgtgatgttgtgttgtgttgttgtgttgttgtgatgttgtgttgtgttgttgtgttgtgttgctgttttgtcgtgttgttgtgttgttgtgttgacgtgttgttgtgttgtgttgttgtgttgacgtgttgttgtgttgtgttgttgtgttgtgttgttgttttgtcgtgttgttgtgttggtgtgttgtgttgttgtgttgttgtgttgacgtgttgttgtgttgtgttgttgtgttgtcgtgttgttgtgttgtttgtgtgttgtgttgctgttttgtcgtgttgttgtgttggggtgttgtgttgttgtgttgttgtgttgttgtgttgtgttgtgttgttgtgttgacgtgttgttgtgttgttgtgttgtgttgctgttttgtcgtgttgttgtgttggtgtgttgtgttgttgtgttgacgtgttgttgtgttgtgttgttgtgttgttgtgttgttgtgttgtgttgctgttttgtcatgttgttgtgttggtgtgttgtgttgttgtgttgttgtgttgttgtgttgtgttgttgtgttgtcgtgttgttgtgttgtgttgttgtgttgttgtgatgttgtgttgtgttgttgtgttgtgttatgtcaTGTGATTATAAATGACCATGTCTCAGTTTGTTCGTATTTAAACTTTCTGTGGCTCCACGTGTTCTGTACCAAACCTGCAgttcccctctcctccagctggggGCGGTGTAGACCATGGCGCTGCCTCACGGACTCACGCTAACacgaagaagaagcagaaggagCTAGCCCGTGCAGCTAACAGTTCGtcagtaaataaacagaaagatTCACAGTAAGAAACCGAACTTTTGATTCacatgaaaatatgaagaaGCTTGAACGACGCGGATCCTCGACGCGGAGCCACGAGCTCAAATCTCCGTTTAGAGATCAACAACCAGGCGAATGTTAGCGAAGCTGCTAACTCAGCTAACGATTAGCACAGTGGCTACAGTGTTATAAACCTGTTTATCAACTGTACAGTTAGCATTGAAGCTAACGTTATAAATCAGCGGATTTACAGTGTAAACGTGCAGTTAGCAATGAAGCTAACGTTATAAACcagtttatttacagtgtaaacGTACAGTTAGCATAGAAGctaacattatatatatacCAATTGATTTTTCTgactaaaatgtaaaatacgAACCTTTTTATCTCGATCAGAGAAGTTTAAACCAAACTTCATTCAGAAATCTGTTAATTCAGAGATGATCTGTTTTCCTGGAATCTAACAACCTGAAGAGCTTTGATTTCAAtcttattattaaatatttaaatattataataacacTAACTAGTTAATTTAAGTTTTAACACTAAGGAAAATGTATACAATTGTACTTGTGCTCCCACGAATCAGTTCCTGTCATGTTTCCAGGTAAAATGGTTCAGTTTATATTAAAGTGATAACTTAACCAATAAGTAATTAATCAATACGTTCATCAGAAACAACGGAACAGATACAAATTAGTAAATGAGTTTTATCCTCTCCAGTCCGAGAGCAAAATACTTTCTACTCGTGTGATTCTggactttattttgtattattttggcTTTAATACTGAACCAAAGGAAACGTCCAATGAAATGTTGATCAGTCTTAAATCGTCCTCTGGTTTGTTGTAACAAAACTCTGTGACTGTCAGAACCTCGGAGGCTCGGACATGTCAGCTGATACCAAGATCGCCGAGCTGCTGACGGAGCTCCATCAGCTCATCAAACAGACGCAGGTGAGGGCGGAGTCAAGTCTTTACCTGGACGTAGACTCGTCAGTTAAATTGATCCAGATCCAAATAATCTCTGTtttcaggaggaaagatcccgGAGTGAACACAATCTGCTCAACATTCAAAAGACACATGAGAGGATgcagactgaaaacaaaagtCAGTCACTTCACTGTTTCCATCCACACACTCATGATCCTCACACCTTAATAttctgctgttttcaaacatcatTTACTTTTTCTAACTGTGTCTCTGTTGACTCCAAACTTATTccatcattttgtctttttcctcagCTTCTCCGTACTACAGGACCAAGCTGAGGGGACTGTACACCACAGCTAAAGCAGATGCCGAGGCCGAGTGCAGGTGAGAGACCGCGCTGAGGCTCCGTCCACActgtgtgtgaaaacacaccACTGTCGCTATGGTTacacctggcgtccacactTTACCAGCttctgaatcagagacttgtgtaaatgctgcttgtgtttttgtcttatgtgtgtatgtgttatgtATGACGACTTAACGTAAACATTGGTTCTGTTGGGTCTaagacagtttgaaacactaggtggcgatATGACCCACGTTCAACACATAAATGTagattatttataaatgtgatattaaatcaaacatttcagtgtttcatcaaataaagttatataatttagtttactGCTCAAACATATctctttaaaactaaaacatattaaTGTGGATGTGGCCTGAGATTCTTTACCTCCTCATACCTGATGCTTCTGTTTAATCCCGTTCACACAGAGCTTCAGTTCTAACCCATCATACATATTCTCATAGTTTTCTCAAGGCTGCAGagcataaaaagaaaatccatgtGTGTTGTTCACCCCCCCACAGCATCCTGCGTCACGCTCTTGATAAAATCGCAGAAATCAAGTCGTtgttggaggagaggaggatagGTATGAACAAGTACATCACACtcttgcttgtgtttttttccattttgtgtttcttaacTTCATTTCTGAATTGTCAAACAGCTGCTAAGATGGCCGGCGTTTACAGTGACAGCGACCCGCCCAGGAAGACGATGAGGCGCGGGGTCCTGATGACGCTCCTCCAGCAGTCGGCCATGACGCTCCCTCTGTGGATCGGAAAGCCCGGAGAGAGGTAACTCACTCACCAACTAAAACCAGAAACACTAAATGAACAGCAGAGAAGTTTGTGTGATTCAGAAAGTTCTACCTGTTCTttcagccccccccctctgtgcGGGGCGACGCCTGCCAGCAGCGACTACGTGGCCAAACAGGGCGACAAAGTGGCAGCGAGGGTGAAAGCCGTGGACGGAGACGAGCAGTGGATCCTGGCTGAGGTGGTCAGCTACAACCACTCCACCAACAAGTGAGAGCGCCGCACGCTTCCAACGCATCATAACGTTATAGAACAGGATGTGACATCACAGCTctgaatgttttcttcttccagaTACGAAGTGGACGACATTgatgaagaaggaaaagagtGAGTCACAGCTTCACATTCATTATCTCTCACATTTATCACCAACACGTCGTccttaattaattaataattaataattaatttaattgatCACTTTGATTATTGACCATTAACCTTTGATTGGCTGTAATTCAACTCATTCATTTATATCCATTATAACATTTTTCTCTGTCACAACTGTGTCGTTATTGGTCAGAATTAAACATAAAGTCCTGATTTGTTCttgatgttttcacacatgaactcattTTGTGTAGTTAGCGTGTCTCATGTGAAGAAGCCGGAGgagtcagactcgttcacaacgAAACACATCAACTAAACGAAGCTGAGAGCTCAGATGATTCGAGTCGTTGGTTCCATTTGATGAAGAAGAGTAAAGgttgttctctgtgtttctggATCAGGAGACACACTCTGAGCA
This window harbors:
- the nupr1b gene encoding nuclear protein 1b, encoding MSHVDVKNMKPSSFEDEFYDEYEYYNLTDKYSEGSARKGRTKKEASDNTNRPNPSGHERKIVEKLQNSEKKTKE
- the sgf29 gene encoding SAGA-associated factor 29; its protein translation is MSADTKIAELLTELHQLIKQTQEERSRSEHNLLNIQKTHERMQTENKTSPYYRTKLRGLYTTAKADAEAECSILRHALDKIAEIKSLLEERRIAAKMAGVYSDSDPPRKTMRRGVLMTLLQQSAMTLPLWIGKPGESPPPLCGATPASSDYVAKQGDKVAARVKAVDGDEQWILAEVVSYNHSTNKYEVDDIDEEGKERHTLSRRRIIPLPQWKANPETDPEALFSKDQLVLALYPQTTCFYRALIHTPPHRPQDDYSVLFEDTSYADGYSPPLNVAQRYVVACKENKKK